Proteins encoded within one genomic window of Jiangella mangrovi:
- a CDS encoding ABC transporter substrate-binding protein yields MTRTTRLLVLCTAGVMAAGLTACSGPDSGDGTTGGATTLRLGAYAASGSDFEKQLEEHVAAFEEETGVQVELEVAPYAEFFQRLSTQVAGGDAPDVWLSDGVFVPQYAARGALADLTDRVDEELEAATLGLDLVRDPDGRLYGFPQGAQTPALYYNKAMFDEAGVEYPTEDWTYDDLAAAAKELTKDTNGDGQADQWGFRAFSSGFTESWWVISRAFGSEVVTDGNSTVAVDDDATKAALEWMDDAIYGSAFAPDPTMTEALGGPHNLFPQGKVAMIFGIYARSNPANAAGIDFDVAPLPTGPGGSRGEVGIVNSWVVNAEADDEQADAAWEWIQWYSSADVQVQLLQGNEAIPIDAGLAASPEFLEKDGNPANREVFVDALAEASDLGVNPVWEEYTTAINEEFTRILTHEVSVDDGVRAAQERAQEAIDRFDAAG; encoded by the coding sequence ATGACCAGGACCACCCGCCTGCTGGTGCTCTGCACCGCGGGCGTCATGGCCGCCGGCCTGACCGCCTGCTCCGGACCGGACAGCGGCGACGGCACCACCGGCGGCGCCACGACCCTGCGGCTCGGCGCCTACGCCGCGTCCGGCAGCGACTTCGAGAAGCAGCTCGAGGAGCACGTCGCGGCCTTCGAGGAGGAGACCGGCGTGCAGGTCGAGCTGGAGGTGGCGCCGTACGCGGAGTTCTTCCAGCGGCTGAGCACGCAGGTGGCCGGCGGCGACGCGCCCGACGTGTGGCTGTCCGACGGCGTGTTCGTGCCGCAGTACGCCGCCCGCGGCGCGCTCGCCGACCTCACCGACCGCGTCGACGAGGAGCTCGAGGCCGCCACGCTCGGCCTCGACCTCGTCCGCGACCCCGACGGCAGGCTCTACGGCTTCCCGCAGGGCGCGCAGACGCCGGCGCTCTACTACAACAAGGCGATGTTCGACGAGGCCGGCGTCGAGTACCCGACGGAGGACTGGACCTACGACGACCTCGCGGCCGCCGCGAAGGAGCTGACGAAGGACACCAACGGCGACGGCCAGGCCGACCAGTGGGGCTTCCGGGCGTTCTCCAGCGGCTTCACCGAGAGCTGGTGGGTCATCAGCCGGGCGTTCGGCAGCGAGGTCGTCACGGACGGCAACAGCACCGTCGCCGTCGACGACGACGCCACCAAGGCCGCGCTGGAGTGGATGGACGACGCCATCTACGGCTCCGCGTTCGCGCCCGACCCGACCATGACCGAGGCGCTGGGCGGCCCGCACAACCTGTTCCCCCAGGGCAAGGTCGCCATGATCTTCGGCATCTACGCCCGCTCCAACCCGGCCAACGCCGCCGGCATCGACTTCGACGTCGCGCCGCTGCCGACGGGCCCGGGCGGTTCGCGCGGTGAGGTGGGCATCGTCAACTCGTGGGTCGTCAACGCCGAGGCGGACGACGAGCAGGCGGACGCCGCCTGGGAGTGGATCCAGTGGTACAGCAGCGCCGACGTCCAGGTTCAGCTGCTGCAGGGCAACGAGGCGATCCCGATCGACGCCGGGCTGGCCGCGTCGCCGGAGTTCCTCGAGAAGGACGGCAACCCCGCCAACCGGGAGGTCTTCGTCGACGCACTCGCCGAGGCGTCGGACCTGGGCGTCAACCCCGTCTGGGAGGAGTACACCACCGCGATCAACGAGGAGTTCACCCGGATCCTCACCCACGAGGTGTCCGTCGACGACGGCGTCCGCGCGGCCCAGGAACGGGCCCAGGAGGCGATCGACCGCTTCGACGCGGCGGGCTAG
- a CDS encoding MmgE/PrpD family protein → MMTATATATATAELTGRVHALAAECPPAALDHAARCVLDHLGCALAGHGLSYARPHFAAMAALGTDPEATCADGVRRPAFVAAYLNAASANALDYDDTLQGHPGAPIIAAALAAAERAGADVGTLLTAVVAGYEAHWLLSRAGAPSPERAAHVRGVAAWDAMSAGVAAAVAGGADRDRLDRVVGLAATQSLVPFVGQWYRRPMPTVKNNHGWVAAAGLLAADLERAGAGGLTAPLDGPEGFWAMAGSDRWDWAGVDADGGPAILRAGFKRYPACWRLQQYLTVADALLRDGAGREPTHIEVSGPAGLRKFAEPHVRGPADVAFSLPTLVALLVLGVEPGPAWVADRAVAGTRAVLGRVEVRLAHERAVAVTFADGHRVVAVVPEDDYARPRDWGLDEEEAEAKFARLAAPVVGAAAAEGLRAALLDPEPGRPVRSVTEHLWR, encoded by the coding sequence ATGATGACGGCGACGGCCACGGCCACGGCCACGGCGGAGCTGACCGGGCGGGTGCACGCGCTCGCCGCCGAGTGCCCGCCGGCCGCCCTCGACCACGCCGCGCGCTGCGTCCTGGACCACCTGGGCTGCGCGCTGGCCGGGCACGGGCTGTCGTACGCCCGCCCGCACTTCGCCGCGATGGCGGCGCTCGGGACGGACCCGGAGGCCACCTGCGCCGACGGCGTGCGGCGGCCCGCGTTCGTGGCCGCCTACCTGAACGCGGCGTCGGCCAACGCGCTGGACTACGACGACACGCTGCAAGGACATCCCGGCGCCCCGATCATCGCGGCCGCGCTGGCCGCCGCCGAGCGGGCCGGAGCCGACGTCGGGACCCTGCTGACCGCCGTGGTGGCGGGCTACGAGGCGCACTGGCTGCTCAGCCGGGCCGGCGCTCCATCGCCCGAGCGTGCGGCCCACGTGCGCGGGGTGGCGGCGTGGGACGCGATGTCGGCCGGGGTCGCCGCAGCGGTGGCCGGCGGCGCCGATCGCGACCGGCTGGACCGCGTCGTCGGCCTGGCCGCCACCCAGTCGCTCGTCCCCTTCGTCGGCCAGTGGTACCGGCGGCCGATGCCGACGGTGAAGAACAACCACGGGTGGGTCGCCGCGGCCGGACTGCTGGCGGCCGACCTGGAACGGGCCGGCGCCGGCGGGCTGACGGCGCCGCTCGACGGGCCCGAGGGGTTCTGGGCGATGGCCGGCTCGGACCGGTGGGACTGGGCGGGAGTCGACGCGGACGGCGGGCCGGCGATCCTGCGCGCCGGGTTCAAGCGCTACCCCGCCTGCTGGCGCCTGCAGCAGTACCTGACCGTGGCGGACGCGCTGCTGCGCGACGGTGCCGGGCGCGAACCCACCCACATCGAGGTGAGCGGGCCCGCGGGCCTGCGCAAGTTCGCCGAGCCGCACGTCCGCGGACCCGCCGACGTGGCGTTCAGCCTGCCCACCCTGGTCGCATTGCTGGTCCTGGGCGTCGAACCCGGCCCCGCGTGGGTCGCCGACCGGGCGGTCGCCGGCACTCGGGCCGTCCTGGGCCGGGTCGAGGTCCGGCTCGCCCACGAGCGCGCCGTCGCCGTCACGTTCGCCGACGGGCACCGCGTCGTCGCGGTCGTCCCCGAGGACGACTACGCCCGCCCGCGCGACTGGGGCCTGGACGAGGAGGAGGCCGAGGCCAAGTTCGCCCGGCTCGCCGCGCCCGTCGTCGGCGCCGCCGCGGCCGAGGGCCTGCGCGCCGCGCTGCTCGACCCCGAGCCCGGCCGGCCGGTCCGGTCCGTCACCGAGCACCTGTGGAGATGA
- a CDS encoding amidohydrolase family protein, protein MFILKNGRLVVGDGRTPAFTGSLVIDGDRIAAAGPDDYTGGLDDTVVDLGGRLVLPGALDCHAHAVAPGPRFASGTPGVSLPEVMGNLRRHLSQGHTTVVDLDGFKLPAETTQVTGQPVRVASSTVHFEPMFQAADAADGSGLTAAHRDMTAAAMADAGAVVIGEVGAGMTLGGGGQDYLYIPAAVEKATGTRLTPAQSKALKYAVLGRHIRPGAPDTGAVRRLLTEYGLAERLPVADAVALIEDSVLPSFQTALDGLVRSADLAVDLGIPTLVHNSAPSDEAARTAAKVAGPLFIGGHTNHGTFSADEAVASARYIREQGGHVELDTFDAWGRRELHAAPEHLIALVQEGLVDVIATDYASGHWDGVFSAVEAIVGVGLASLEAAVAMVSGNVARALPRLGDRGLLRPGRLADVVVTSPRHPSDIELVIVGGEVVLAAEGSGLREPAR, encoded by the coding sequence ATGTTCATTCTCAAGAACGGCCGGTTAGTCGTGGGCGACGGGCGCACGCCGGCGTTCACCGGGTCCCTGGTCATCGACGGCGACCGCATCGCCGCCGCGGGGCCCGACGACTACACCGGCGGCCTGGACGACACCGTCGTCGACCTCGGCGGGCGGCTGGTGCTCCCGGGCGCCCTCGACTGCCACGCGCACGCCGTCGCGCCCGGGCCGCGGTTCGCCAGCGGCACGCCGGGGGTGTCGCTGCCCGAGGTGATGGGCAACCTGCGCCGGCACCTGAGCCAGGGGCACACCACCGTCGTCGACCTCGACGGCTTCAAGCTTCCCGCCGAGACCACGCAGGTCACCGGGCAGCCGGTGCGGGTCGCGAGCAGCACCGTCCACTTCGAGCCGATGTTCCAGGCCGCCGACGCCGCCGACGGGAGCGGGCTGACGGCGGCGCACCGCGACATGACGGCCGCCGCGATGGCCGACGCGGGCGCCGTCGTCATCGGCGAGGTCGGCGCCGGCATGACGCTGGGCGGCGGCGGGCAGGACTACCTGTACATCCCGGCCGCCGTCGAGAAGGCGACCGGCACCCGGCTCACCCCGGCCCAGTCGAAGGCGCTCAAGTACGCGGTGCTCGGGCGGCACATCCGGCCGGGCGCGCCGGACACCGGGGCGGTGCGGCGGCTGCTGACGGAGTACGGCCTCGCGGAGCGGCTGCCGGTGGCCGACGCCGTCGCGCTGATCGAGGACTCCGTGCTGCCCTCGTTCCAGACCGCGCTCGACGGGCTCGTGCGCTCGGCCGACCTCGCCGTCGACCTCGGCATCCCCACGCTGGTGCACAACTCGGCCCCGTCGGACGAGGCGGCCCGGACCGCGGCGAAGGTGGCCGGGCCGCTGTTCATCGGCGGGCACACCAACCACGGCACCTTCAGCGCCGACGAGGCCGTGGCGAGCGCGCGGTACATCCGCGAGCAGGGCGGGCACGTCGAGCTGGACACCTTCGACGCGTGGGGACGACGCGAGCTGCACGCGGCGCCGGAGCACCTGATCGCGCTGGTCCAGGAGGGACTGGTCGACGTCATCGCCACCGACTACGCCTCCGGCCACTGGGACGGCGTCTTCTCGGCGGTCGAGGCTATCGTGGGCGTCGGACTGGCCTCGCTCGAGGCGGCCGTCGCCATGGTGTCCGGCAACGTCGCCCGGGCACTGCCCCGGCTGGGCGACCGCGGGCTGCTGCGCCCGGGCCGGCTGGCCGACGTGGTGGTGACGTCGCCGCGGCACCCGTCGGACATCGAGCTGGTGATCGTCGGCGGCGAGGTGGTCCTCGCCGCCGAGGGCTCCGGCCTTCGGGAGCCGGCCCGATGA
- a CDS encoding GntR family transcriptional regulator: protein MNEHGGLGMVPRGAKSRELAARLRRGITDGRWALGARLPTEPELATTYDVGVNTVRRAIAVLVDEGLVRRRQGSGTFVEAVPGPGRSTGRFLDGSARARIGRVGVVVPSSAYYYPPVIDGAGRELAAADLRMMLACSDYDPELELAEARRLVEAGVDGLLVVPTLFEVADPAAYLAELRGLGVPVVLMERRLAAPAPDDATEYVCSNILGGAYAAVRHLASLGRTRLGHLGPVRTATSEAVAEGFAAAVADLGLEAVPGAVVRRATWAAGDLAAYARACAENRIDGVLAHGDREAAALLGHLRAAGLTVPADVAVISHDDEVADVAEIPLTAVNPPKTEIGRLAAAALLRRIADGPAAPPIQIQLQPTLTVRESCGARAASSPAAADAVATG from the coding sequence ATGAACGAGCACGGCGGACTGGGCATGGTGCCCCGCGGCGCCAAGTCCAGGGAGCTCGCGGCCCGGCTGCGACGCGGCATCACCGACGGCCGGTGGGCGCTCGGCGCGCGGCTGCCCACCGAGCCCGAGCTCGCGACCACCTACGACGTCGGGGTCAACACCGTGCGCCGGGCCATCGCGGTGCTGGTCGACGAGGGCCTGGTCCGCCGGCGGCAGGGGTCGGGCACGTTCGTCGAGGCCGTGCCCGGGCCCGGCCGCTCCACCGGGCGCTTCCTGGACGGGAGCGCGCGGGCCCGCATCGGCCGGGTCGGCGTCGTGGTGCCCAGCAGCGCGTACTACTACCCGCCGGTCATCGACGGCGCCGGCCGCGAGCTCGCCGCCGCCGACCTGCGGATGATGCTGGCCTGCTCCGACTACGACCCCGAGCTGGAGCTGGCCGAGGCCCGGCGGCTGGTCGAGGCCGGCGTCGACGGCCTGCTCGTGGTGCCGACGCTGTTCGAGGTGGCCGACCCGGCCGCCTACCTGGCCGAGCTGCGCGGCCTCGGCGTGCCGGTCGTGCTGATGGAACGGCGGCTGGCCGCCCCCGCGCCCGACGACGCCACCGAGTACGTCTGCTCCAACATCCTGGGCGGCGCGTACGCGGCCGTGCGGCACCTGGCGTCGCTCGGGCGGACGCGCCTCGGGCACCTCGGCCCGGTCCGCACCGCCACGAGCGAGGCCGTCGCCGAGGGCTTCGCCGCCGCCGTCGCCGACCTCGGGCTCGAGGCGGTCCCCGGCGCGGTCGTGCGGCGCGCGACGTGGGCGGCCGGCGACCTCGCCGCGTACGCCCGCGCCTGCGCCGAGAACCGGATCGACGGCGTGCTGGCCCACGGCGACCGCGAGGCCGCCGCGCTGCTCGGGCACCTGCGGGCGGCGGGCCTGACGGTGCCGGCGGACGTCGCCGTGATCAGCCACGACGACGAGGTCGCCGACGTCGCCGAGATCCCGCTCACCGCCGTGAACCCGCCGAAGACCGAGATCGGCCGGCTGGCCGCGGCGGCCCTGCTGCGCCGGATCGCCGACGGCCCGGCCGCACCGCCGATCCAGATCCAGCTCCAGCCGACCCTGACCGTCCGTGAGTCGTGCGGCGCCCGGGCCGCGTCGTCGCCGGCCGCGGCCGACGCCGTCGCGACCGGCTGA
- a CDS encoding Gfo/Idh/MocA family oxidoreductase, producing the protein MNSTPGGRPFRLGIVGAGSIAETHAAAAAALPGVTVAGVCDVRADAARELAARHDTAWFADHHRMLDAVRPDGVIVTAPHALHAPITVDAAAAGVHVLVEKPMATTVADCELMIAACREHRVQLGVGHVLHHLPTVREARRLLGAGDIGRPAVIAERRTAHYAPDARPGWFFDPELAGGGILMNVGAHSIDKIHWLGGAPAERVVARVSSKPGVAVETEAVGLLELANGLAAAISVTGTGLPFHDQTEIVGDDGALRLSRDTGLSVFRAGSGSGDGTLVVRPEDDDIEAAFRDQLADFVDACRSQRPPAVDGAYGRSVVATATAMYQSAARTELVRIAPLASEAA; encoded by the coding sequence GTGAACAGCACACCAGGTGGCCGGCCGTTCCGGCTCGGCATCGTCGGCGCCGGCAGCATCGCCGAGACCCATGCGGCGGCCGCGGCCGCGCTGCCCGGCGTGACCGTCGCCGGCGTCTGCGACGTCCGCGCCGACGCGGCGCGGGAGCTGGCCGCCCGGCACGACACGGCGTGGTTCGCCGACCACCACCGCATGCTCGACGCCGTCCGGCCCGACGGCGTGATCGTCACCGCGCCGCACGCGCTGCACGCCCCCATCACCGTGGACGCCGCCGCAGCGGGCGTCCACGTGCTGGTCGAGAAGCCGATGGCGACGACGGTGGCCGACTGCGAGCTGATGATCGCGGCCTGCCGCGAGCACCGGGTCCAGCTCGGCGTCGGGCACGTGCTGCACCACCTGCCGACCGTTCGCGAAGCCCGTCGGCTGCTGGGCGCGGGGGACATCGGCCGGCCGGCCGTCATCGCCGAGCGGCGCACCGCGCACTACGCGCCCGACGCGCGGCCCGGCTGGTTCTTCGACCCGGAGCTGGCCGGCGGCGGGATCCTCATGAACGTCGGCGCGCACAGCATCGACAAGATCCACTGGCTCGGCGGCGCCCCCGCCGAACGCGTCGTCGCCCGGGTCTCGTCGAAGCCGGGGGTGGCCGTCGAGACCGAGGCGGTCGGGCTGCTCGAGCTGGCGAACGGCCTGGCCGCCGCCATCTCCGTCACCGGCACCGGCCTGCCGTTCCACGACCAGACCGAGATCGTCGGCGACGACGGCGCCCTTCGGCTCTCGCGGGACACCGGCCTGTCGGTCTTCCGCGCCGGTTCCGGTTCCGGCGACGGCACGCTGGTCGTGCGGCCCGAGGACGACGACATCGAGGCCGCGTTCCGCGACCAGCTCGCCGACTTCGTGGACGCCTGCCGGTCCCAGCGCCCCCCGGCCGTCGACGGCGCCTACGGCCGCTCGGTCGTCGCCACCGCGACCGCCATGTACCAGTCGGCCGCCCGGACCGAGCTGGTCCGCATCGCGCCGCTCGCCTCGGAGGCCGCCTGA
- a CDS encoding carbohydrate ABC transporter permease, translating into MTPVDLDVRPGRREDRAPSPPSPRRAGSARRRRRHDFGWGLLFASPYLLHIVALLAWPIAASLYLALTDYDLVRSPSFIGLENFERLLHDDAFWASLGHTAYFAILYVPAQTVLALLLAVALNRTLRGMGFIRALYFIPVISSWVVVAFVADSLFNPTFGAANAILDVFGLPAQKWLQDSALVIPTLAAVAVWKGVGYMMVIFLAGLQAIPPERYEAAQVDGANGWQRLRHVTMPGVSGTTFLVVILSTITTLQAFEQVYVMTEGGPNGASELTVLYLFRQGFQFFHMGYASAIAWVLCLLILLLTLAQLWLQRRWVHYD; encoded by the coding sequence ATGACCCCCGTCGACCTCGACGTGCGGCCGGGACGGCGTGAGGACCGCGCGCCGTCGCCACCGTCGCCACGGCGGGCCGGCTCCGCGCGGCGGCGACGCCGGCACGACTTCGGTTGGGGCCTGCTGTTCGCCTCGCCGTACCTGCTGCACATCGTCGCGCTGCTGGCCTGGCCGATCGCGGCGTCGCTCTACCTGGCGCTGACCGACTACGACCTGGTGCGCTCGCCGTCGTTCATCGGGCTGGAGAACTTCGAGCGGCTGCTGCACGACGACGCGTTCTGGGCCTCGCTCGGGCACACGGCCTACTTCGCGATCCTGTACGTGCCGGCGCAGACGGTGCTGGCGCTGCTGCTGGCGGTGGCGCTGAACCGGACGCTGCGCGGCATGGGCTTCATCCGGGCGCTCTACTTCATCCCCGTCATCTCGTCGTGGGTGGTGGTCGCGTTCGTCGCCGACTCGCTGTTCAACCCGACGTTCGGCGCGGCCAACGCGATCCTCGACGTGTTCGGGCTGCCGGCGCAGAAGTGGCTGCAGGACTCCGCGCTCGTCATCCCCACCCTGGCCGCGGTCGCGGTGTGGAAGGGCGTCGGCTACATGATGGTGATCTTCCTGGCCGGGCTGCAGGCGATCCCGCCGGAGCGCTACGAGGCCGCGCAGGTCGACGGCGCCAACGGCTGGCAGCGGCTGCGGCACGTGACGATGCCGGGCGTCTCGGGGACCACATTCCTGGTGGTCATCCTCAGCACGATCACCACCCTGCAGGCGTTCGAGCAGGTCTACGTCATGACCGAGGGCGGCCCGAACGGCGCCAGCGAGCTGACCGTCCTCTACCTGTTCCGGCAGGGCTTCCAGTTCTTCCACATGGGCTACGCGTCGGCGATCGCGTGGGTGCTGTGCCTGCTGATCCTGCTGCTGACCCTGGCGCAGCTGTGGCTGCAACGACGGTGGGTGCACTATGACTGA
- a CDS encoding M23 family metallopeptidase, whose translation MRFLTLVHGPAFAAGAVAVLVNRWGIGPLWYAGVGLLLFGLVARFVTTQAQRPPREGEPDAVAVGLPLTGSWTAHNSPATKVPSHTHALAQTYAIDLVSRPAPDPVWVWPIARRPAAYPAFGAPLLAPADARVVAVRDGHRDHLTRTSLPGLLYLLLEGFVRSLGRPRHLLGNHVVLDLGDGVHAVLAHARRGSVRVAAGDRIAAGEQVAECGNSGNSSEPHLHFQLMDGPDIALARGLRFSWRYQDDDGVEQDGVPPNGVTLTPVGTART comes from the coding sequence ATGCGCTTCCTGACCCTGGTCCATGGGCCCGCGTTCGCCGCGGGCGCGGTCGCCGTCCTCGTCAACCGCTGGGGCATCGGGCCGCTCTGGTACGCCGGAGTGGGGCTGCTGCTGTTCGGGCTCGTGGCGCGGTTCGTGACGACGCAGGCGCAGCGCCCGCCGCGCGAGGGCGAGCCGGACGCCGTCGCCGTCGGGCTGCCGCTGACCGGGTCCTGGACCGCGCACAACAGCCCCGCGACGAAGGTGCCCAGCCACACCCACGCGCTCGCGCAGACCTACGCCATCGACCTGGTCTCGCGGCCGGCGCCGGACCCGGTCTGGGTGTGGCCGATCGCCCGCCGGCCGGCGGCGTACCCGGCGTTCGGCGCGCCGTTGCTCGCGCCGGCGGACGCGCGGGTGGTCGCCGTCCGCGACGGGCACCGCGACCACCTCACGCGCACCTCGCTGCCCGGACTGCTGTACCTGCTGCTCGAGGGGTTCGTCCGCTCGCTCGGCCGGCCGCGCCACCTGCTCGGCAACCACGTGGTGCTCGACCTCGGCGACGGGGTGCACGCGGTGCTCGCGCACGCCCGCCGCGGCTCGGTCCGGGTGGCGGCAGGCGACCGGATCGCCGCCGGCGAGCAGGTGGCCGAGTGCGGCAACTCGGGCAACTCGTCCGAGCCGCACCTGCACTTCCAGCTCATGGACGGCCCCGACATCGCCCTGGCGCGCGGGCTGCGGTTCAGCTGGCGCTACCAGGACGACGACGGCGTCGAGCAGGACGGCGTCCCGCCCAACGGGGTCACGCTCACGCCGGTGGGGACGGCGCGGACCTGA
- a CDS encoding NAD(P)/FAD-dependent oxidoreductase translates to MKVIVVGAGVLGASAAYQLAKRGCEVEVFDRGAPGTEASAASLAWLNSCSKELRPYHDLNVISMAEHRAVARELGTEDWLHASGNIEVAGDDTAAAKLRAKLDRLHGYGYAAIELDPADLPRYDPVIRVHDDYRLAAYYPAESWADLPLLIHELLRAATARGAVVRPHTPVERLLVESGAVTGVVLDDGARVRADVVLVAAGSRIGPLMSEVGVTVSTSGAPGVTVVTSPGTSALSVLLHLPGLTVRPDTGGRIAVRSSRGDGAVDTESWTLPDEALTDLLRRAAHAVADVDPAGTRGERVSIAVRPYPFDGLPVVGPWDGVPGLYVMTMHSGATLSAVTARLAAEEIVSGTAPALLTGFRPERVIAAGEKSAHVFDPHAVESEV, encoded by the coding sequence ATGAAGGTCATCGTCGTCGGAGCCGGCGTGCTCGGCGCGTCCGCGGCCTACCAGCTCGCCAAGCGCGGCTGCGAGGTGGAGGTGTTCGACCGCGGGGCGCCGGGGACCGAGGCCAGCGCAGCGAGCCTGGCCTGGCTGAACTCCTGCAGCAAGGAGCTGCGCCCGTACCACGACCTCAACGTGATCTCGATGGCCGAGCACCGCGCGGTAGCCCGGGAGCTCGGCACGGAGGACTGGCTGCACGCCAGCGGGAACATCGAGGTCGCGGGCGACGACACCGCGGCGGCCAAGCTGCGGGCCAAGCTCGACCGGCTGCACGGCTACGGCTACGCGGCGATCGAGCTGGACCCGGCCGACCTGCCCCGCTACGACCCCGTGATCCGGGTGCACGACGACTACCGCCTCGCCGCCTACTACCCGGCCGAGAGCTGGGCCGACCTGCCGCTGCTCATCCACGAGCTGCTGCGGGCGGCCACCGCGCGCGGCGCCGTCGTGCGCCCGCACACCCCAGTGGAGCGGCTGCTGGTCGAGTCCGGCGCCGTGACGGGCGTGGTCCTCGACGACGGCGCCCGGGTGCGCGCCGACGTCGTCCTGGTCGCCGCCGGCAGCCGCATCGGCCCGCTGATGAGCGAGGTCGGCGTCACGGTCTCGACCTCCGGCGCCCCCGGCGTCACCGTCGTCACCTCCCCCGGCACGTCCGCCCTCTCGGTGCTGCTGCACCTGCCGGGCCTCACGGTCCGCCCCGACACCGGCGGCCGGATCGCCGTCCGGTCCTCCCGCGGCGACGGCGCCGTCGACACCGAGTCGTGGACCCTGCCGGACGAGGCCCTGACCGACCTGCTGCGGCGGGCGGCCCACGCCGTCGCCGACGTCGACCCCGCCGGCACCCGCGGCGAGCGGGTGAGCATCGCCGTCCGCCCGTACCCGTTCGACGGGCTGCCCGTGGTCGGTCCCTGGGACGGCGTGCCCGGGCTCTACGTGATGACCATGCACAGCGGCGCCACGCTGAGCGCCGTCACGGCCCGGCTGGCCGCCGAAGAGATCGTCTCCGGCACCGCGCCGGCGCTGCTCACCGGGTTCCGGCCGGAACGGGTCATCGCTGCGGGCGAGAAGAGCGCCCACGTCTTCGACCCGCACGCCGTCGAGAGCGAGGTCTGA
- a CDS encoding carbohydrate ABC transporter permease, whose product MTESRRKVVPVLFLLLGAAVMAVPFLVTVANSLKTFEQYISVPPQWLPNPVEWANYGEVLQREPLFWRFAMNSFVVAGLSVVGCLLTSSMVGFALARLRLPGRQALLAVALGTMALPTVITIVPSFVLYRQLGWLDTHAPLILPYSLGTAFGIFLMRQAFLTIPRELLEAATVDGANPWRAFWRTQLPLVRPQLATLGVFTFMASWGAVLEPTIYLTSEEKFTLPIGVISLQGQYMGNEQIVAAAALLSLVPMLIIFVAAQRYFIRGVVSSGLKG is encoded by the coding sequence ATGACTGAGTCTCGCCGCAAGGTCGTGCCCGTCCTGTTCCTGCTGCTCGGCGCGGCGGTCATGGCGGTGCCGTTCCTGGTCACCGTCGCCAACTCGCTGAAGACGTTCGAGCAGTACATCTCCGTGCCGCCGCAGTGGCTGCCGAACCCCGTCGAGTGGGCCAACTACGGCGAGGTGCTGCAGCGCGAGCCACTGTTCTGGCGCTTCGCCATGAACAGCTTCGTGGTGGCTGGGCTGTCCGTCGTCGGCTGCCTGCTGACCAGCTCGATGGTCGGCTTCGCGCTGGCCCGGCTGCGGCTGCCCGGGCGGCAGGCGCTGCTCGCGGTGGCGCTGGGCACCATGGCGCTGCCGACGGTCATCACCATCGTGCCGAGCTTCGTGCTGTACCGGCAGCTCGGCTGGCTGGACACGCACGCGCCGCTGATCCTGCCGTACTCGCTGGGCACGGCGTTCGGGATCTTCCTCATGCGCCAGGCGTTCCTCACCATCCCGCGCGAGCTGCTGGAGGCCGCCACCGTCGACGGCGCCAACCCGTGGCGGGCGTTCTGGCGCACCCAGCTGCCGCTGGTTCGTCCACAGCTGGCGACCCTCGGAGTCTTCACGTTCATGGCGTCGTGGGGTGCGGTGCTGGAGCCGACCATTTACCTGACCAGCGAGGAGAAGTTCACCCTGCCCATCGGCGTGATCAGCCTGCAGGGCCAGTACATGGGCAACGAGCAGATCGTGGCCGCGGCGGCCCTGCTCAGCCTGGTGCCGATGCTGATCATCTTCGTCGCCGCACAGCGCTACTTCATCCGCGGCGTGGTGTCGTCCGGGCTCAAGGGCTGA